The following proteins are encoded in a genomic region of Paralichthys olivaceus isolate ysfri-2021 chromosome 23, ASM2471397v2, whole genome shotgun sequence:
- the pus7l gene encoding pseudouridylate synthase PUS7L, protein MRQDGDAVNVPACFISSHEGFLGSIKNFIKDFVVTEIDINGQQVNQEAAAGCASAYKPSETTARFPQNNHSFVSHNTYVSADCGIDVALPSPGSFDLGVILGQSVSDELEQFVLTLKDEKPTQQELSLGSFADKHHRANVHRAVRHRFPFLMTVTIQPEIRVREDPDYRELSQLVTEDEAEDFFRFIDAKVRGSSYTFGPDDDKDHRTAVHHFLSRRFGKLVETKSFSDQGSTAISVRLRERGRPKKRSSEERKEEEVYTAFTLHKENLETLEAISYMAAALGVLPSDFTYAGIKDKRAITYQTMVVKKVSPQRLKEKRAEFEKRGMRLTQVRSVSEPLRLGRLQGNHFDLVVRDLRPHGSSDAHTSDAERHTRLAALVKEAVENVKDRGFVNYYGPQRFGSGQSVQSDRVGLALLKEDMVSAVRLFFTPEDVNDPQSNAKRHFLQTDNAKESLALMPLSKARERLMLRALNRYGTNADGCAQAWLSLPHSMRVFYPHAYCSRVWNEAVAHRLSTLGHSARRGDLVWTQEGQSKAEEAGESSSTQIHVVTDQEEQSGVYTLGQVLLPMPGNTVKYPENAMGTWYQERLARDGLGDCRFRVGSLKLNLPGCYRPLLALPRNLSYQLQRGGGEVMGEKKQDTTSLTLNFDLDASCYATICLREIMKCDV, encoded by the exons ATGAGGCAGGACGGTGATGCTGTGAACGTCCCTGCGTGCTTCATTTCCAGCCATGAAGGTTTTCTGGGAAGCATCAAAAACTTTATCAAAGACTTTGTTGTGACAGAGATAGATATTAATGGACAGCAGGTGAATCAAGAGGCCGCAGCAGGTTGTGCCTCTGCATATAAACCCAGTGAGACCACGGCAAGATTTCCGCAGAATAATCATTCCTTCGTCTCACACAATACGTATGTATCGGCTGATTGTGGAATAGATGTAGCTCTGCCGAGTCCAGGCAGTTTCGATCTTGGTGTGATTTTGGGCCAGTCGGTGAGCGATGAGCttgagcagtttgttttgaccCTGAAAGATGAAAAGCCGACGCAGCAGGAGCTGTCACTGGGATCTTTTGCCGACAAGCACCACAGAGCAAACGTCCACCGGGCTGTCAGGCACCGCTTCCCCTTCCTCATGACCGTCACCATTCAGCCAGAAATCCGGGTGAGGGAGGACCCAGACTACAGGGAGCTCTCCCAGCTGGTCACAGAGGACGAGGCGGAGGACTTCTTCAGGTTCATAGACGCCAAAGTGCGGGGCTCGTCCTACACCTTTGGGCCTGACGACGACAAGGACCACAGGACGGCGGTCCACCACTTTCTGAGCCGCAGGTTCGGGAAGCTGGTTGAGACCAAGAGCTTCAGCGACCAGGGGAGCACAGCGATCTCAGTGAGACTGAGGGAGCGGGGTAGGCCGAAGAAGAGGAGCTCAGAGGAACGGAAGGAAGAAGAGGTTTACACTG CGTTCACTCTGCACAAGGAGAACCTGGAGACCCTGGAGGCCATCAGCTACATGGCTGCAGCTCTTGGCGTCTTGCCGTCGGACTTCACCTATGCTGGGATCAAGGATAAGAGAGCCATCACCTACCAGACCATGGTGGTGAAGAAGGTGTCACCTCAAAG GCTGAAAGAGAAGAGGGCAGAGTTTGAGAAGAGGGGGATGCGTCTGACTCAAGTCCGCTCTGTCAGCGAGCCCCTCAGGCTGGGACGACTGCAGGGGAACCACTTTGACCTGGTGGTGCGCGACCTGAGACCGCACGGCTCCAGCGACGCACACACGTCTGATGCAGAGAGACACACTCGACTGGCAGCGCTGGTGAAGGAAGCTGTGGAGAACGTCAAG GACAGAGGTTTCGTCAACTACTACGGACCACAGAGGTTTGGGAGTGGACAGAGCGTTCAGTCTGACCGAGTGGGACTGGCTTTACTTAAAGAAGACATG gtgagCGCTGTGCGTCTCTTCTTTACTCCGGAGGACGTCAATGATCCTCAGAGCAACGCGAAGAGACACTTCCTCCAGACAG ATAACGCCAAGGAGTCTTTGGCTTTGATGCCGTTGTCGAAGGCCAGGGAGCGGCTAATGCTGCGCGCACTGAACCGCTACGGTACGAACGCTGACGGTTGCGCTCAGGCCTGGCTCAGCCTGCCCCACAGCATGAGAGTCTTCTATCCACACGCTTACTGCAGCAG GGTGTGGAACGAGGCGGTGGCTCACAGGTTGAGCACTCTGGGCCACAGTGCCAGACGAGGAGACCTGGTGTGGACGCAGGAAGGACAAAGCAAAGCagaagaggcaggagagagcagcTCCACTCAG ATCCATGTGGTGACAGACCAAGAGGAGCAAAGTGGAGTCTACACTCTCGGACAA gTGTTGCTGCCGATGCCAGGAAACACAGTGAAATATCCAGAGAACGCCATGGGGACCTGGTACCAGGAGAGACTGGCCAGAGACGGACTGGGCGACTGTCGCTTCCGAGTGGGCAGCCTCAAACTGAACCTTCCTGGCTGCTACCGCCCCCTGCTGGCCTTGCCACGCAACCTCAGCTaccagctgcagagaggaggaggagaggtgatgGGAGAAAAGAAGCAGGACACGACGTCGCTCACCTTAAACTTCGACCTGGACGCCTCCTGCTACGCAACCATCTGCCTCAGAGAGATCATGAAGTGTGATGTGTAG